The sequence GATCGAGGTGAACTGCCAGTTGTTCTGGCTGATGCCGGAGCAGTTCTCGGCGACACCGCCGCCCGGGCAGGGCCGGTCGCGGTTGACCGACCAGAAGGCGAGCCGGGCGATGTGGTGGGAGTCGGCCCAGTCACGGATCTGGGTCCAGATCGCCGGGGTGGTCGTCTCCTGCTGGTCGGACAGGCCGTTCATGCCGGAGATGCCGATGTGCGCGTAGGCGGTCGCGTCGTCCCAGCCGAACGTCGACTTCAGCTTCGCCTTCAGCCCCTCGGCCGCGCCCACCGTGTTGCCGTACATGTCGGAGCCGCCGCCGAAGTCGAACGGCATGATCGTGAAGACGTCGATGTCCGCGCCGAGCGACTGCGCCTGCTCGATGAGCCGGTTGCCGTAGTAGGTCGGGCCGGTGGTCGCGGTGCCGAAGGTGACGATGGTCTTCAGACCCGGGTTGTTCGCCTTGACCGTCTTCAGCGCGGTGAGGATCCTCGCCTGCACGGCCTCGTTCTCGAACTCGTCCGTGTTCTCGATGTCCATGTCGATCGCCTTGAGCGAGTAGGCGTCGATCACCTTCTGTATCGCTCCGGCGAGCGCGCTCGACGAGGAGCAGTTGGCGCCGAGTTTGCTGCCCTGCCAGCCGCCGAACGACGGCACGACGTCACCGCCCGCCGAGCGGATCTGGTTGATGGCGCTCTGGTCGACCCCGCCGGTCAGCGCCCGGCTGCCGTCCCAGGCGGGCGTGCAGCCTCCCGAGTCCAGCACGAACGCCATCGTGAACCACTTGGCGCCCGTCGCGCTCATCACCGTGGACGGGCTCGGCGGATCCCCCCAGCCCTCGTACAGATACGGCGCCGCCTGCTTGAACCCGCTGCCGCCGCCGCTGCCCGCGTCCGTCGTCACGGACACGGAGCCGGACGCCGGGGAGGTGTTCCCGGCCGCGTCCCGCGCCTTCACGCTGAAGGTGTACGACGTGCTCGGCGACAGCCCGCCGACCGTGGCGGACGTACCGGAGACGCTGAGGACCCGGCTCGATCCGCTGTAGATGTCGTACGCCGTCACACCCACGTTGTCCGTCGAGGCGTTCCACCGCAGCGAGACGCTCGAAGAGGTCTTGCCGGTCGAGGTGAGCCCGCCGGGCGCGGTCGGCGCCTGGGTGTCCCCGCCGCCTCCGCCGCCCGGGCCGTCCAGGCTGATGTCGTCCGCGTAGT is a genomic window of Streptomyces griseochromogenes containing:
- a CDS encoding carbohydrate binding domain-containing protein, whose protein sequence is MRHILGRHRRRLLALVGSAALALGGAIALPGTAQAANILTNPGFESGGLSPWTCTGNLGSVVSSPVHGGSTALRGAPTSSDDAQCGQTVAVQPNTTYTLQGWVRGSYVYLGVDGGASTWTTSPSAYSPLSVSFTTGASQTSATIYVHGWYAQGSYYADDISLDGPGGGGGGDTQAPTAPGGLTSTGKTSSSVSLRWNASTDNVGVTAYDIYSGSSRVLSVSGTSATVGGLSPSTSYTFSVKARDAAGNTSPASGSVSVTTDAGSGGGSGFKQAAPYLYEGWGDPPSPSTVMSATGAKWFTMAFVLDSGGCTPAWDGSRALTGGVDQSAINQIRSAGGDVVPSFGGWQGSKLGANCSSSSALAGAIQKVIDAYSLKAIDMDIENTDEFENEAVQARILTALKTVKANNPGLKTIVTFGTATTGPTYYGNRLIEQAQSLGADIDVFTIMPFDFGGGSDMYGNTVGAAEGLKAKLKSTFGWDDATAYAHIGISGMNGLSDQQETTTPAIWTQIRDWADSHHIARLAFWSVNRDRPCPGGGVAENCSGISQNNWQFTSITAGFTG